TCTTTATCACATTACTCACGGTGGAAGAAGTCTGTATGATTTCATTCGCACTGTTGATAATCCCTGAAGCCAAATTAGCGGGGTCGGTTACAACCCATTGGGCTTTTGCTGACGGTGCTACGGCGAGCATCAGTGCCGTACACACCAGATACATTACTTTTTTCATTGTTCTGATTTTTTAAATTGTTAATGACTATTGATTTGAATTGTCCCGCCGTTGCATTGCGATATGCTTAATAGCGAGTTCTACGTTACCATCGAGTTCCGCAGCAAGCTGCATCACTTCCATCTTTTCGGTTTCCTCTGTGGTGTAGGCGAGGTATTCCTCCAAACTAACTTCGGTGGCATAGACTGCCGAGTGCGTACCACCTAAACCAATCCAAACCTCTTTGTACAAGCGGCTTGCATCGTTGTTCATATTGATGGAAAGTACCTGACCTTTTTCTTTGTCGGTAAGCCCCAACATTGCCTGTATATCATCAAACTTGTTCATATACTTGCGTTGGTCTAAAAGGATTTTACAGTCGGAGTTATTGATGATACTTTCTTTCACAATGGGCGACTGGATGATATCATCGACCTCCTGTGTTACGACAATGGCTTCTCCGAAAAACTTACGCACGGTTTTGAACAAATACTTGATGTATTCTGCCATTCCCTCTTTTGCAATCGCTTTCCAAGCCTCTTCAATCAGGATAAGTTTGCGAATACCTTTCAGTCGGCGCATTTTGTTAATGAACACCTCCATAATGATAATCGTGACTATGGGAAAGAGGATTTTGTGGTCTTTTATCGCATCAATTTCAAACACGATAAAGCGTTTGGAAAGAAGGTCTAACTGCTTATCGGAGTTGAGCAAATAATCGTATTCTCCTCCTTTGTAATAGGGTTCGAGAACATTCAGGAAATTGGCAATGTCAAAATCTTTTTCCCTGACTTGTTTCTCCTCCAATACTTTGCGGTAGTCGTCTTTTACATACTCATAGAAGCCGTTAAATGACGGATAAGTATCATCTTGTTTGATACGTTCGATGTAACCGGAAACAGCATTGGACAATGCTACTTCTTCCGACCTTGTCGGCGGTTCATCGTCCCGTTTCCAAAGAGTGAGTATCAGAGTTTTGATACTTTCCCGCTTTTCGATGTCGAACACGCCGTCATCGGTATAAAAGGGATTGAACGCAATCGGGTTATCTTCGGTGTACGTGAAGTAAACACCGTCTTCGCCTTTGGTTTTTCCTTTGATGAGTTCGCATAATCCCTGATAACTGTTACCCGTATCTACGAGTAGAACGTGAGCACCCTGTTCGTGATATTGGCGTACCATATGGTTAGTGAAGAAAGATTTTCCCGAACCTGACGGACCAAGTATGAACTTGTTTCTGTTCGTGATAATCCCACGTTTCATCGGCAAATCGGAAATATCCAAATGGATTGGTTTTCCTGTAAGCCTGTCCGCCATTTTGATACCGAACGGAGAGGGCGAATTGTGGTAATTCGTTTCTTCTGCAAAGAAGCACAAGGCAGGTTCTATAAA
The Sphingobacterium daejeonense genome window above contains:
- a CDS encoding TraG family conjugative transposon ATPase; this encodes MRNVAKTTTLEHKFPLLAVENNCILSKDADITACFEVRLPELFTVASAEYEAIHSAWHKAIKTLPDFTVIHKQDWYIKESYTPDLAQEDQSFLSKSYQRHFNERPFLNHYCYLFLTKTTKNRMRMQSNFSSLCKGTLIPKEINKETIHQFMEAVAQFERIVNDSGFVNLRRLTEDDIIGTDEKQGLLEQYLTLSREAGTPMQDIALGAEEVRIGNKRLSLHTLSDTDDLPATVSADTRFEKLSTDRSDCRLSFAAPVGLLLSCNHIYNQYLFLDNSEDNLQKFEKSARNMHSLTRYSRANQINKEWIEKYLNEAHSFGLSSVRAHFNIMAWSEDPAELKQLKNDCGSALALMECKPRHNTTDVATLYWAAMPGNAGDFPSEESFYTFIEPALCFFAEETNYHNSPSPFGIKMADRLTGKPIHLDISDLPMKRGIITNRNKFILGPSGSGKSFFTNHMVRQYHEQGAHVLLVDTGNSYQGLCELIKGKTKGEDGVYFTYTEDNPIAFNPFYTDDGVFDIEKRESIKTLILTLWKRDDEPPTRSEEVALSNAVSGYIERIKQDDTYPSFNGFYEYVKDDYRKVLEEKQVREKDFDIANFLNVLEPYYKGGEYDYLLNSDKQLDLLSKRFIVFEIDAIKDHKILFPIVTIIIMEVFINKMRRLKGIRKLILIEEAWKAIAKEGMAEYIKYLFKTVRKFFGEAIVVTQEVDDIIQSPIVKESIINNSDCKILLDQRKYMNKFDDIQAMLGLTDKEKGQVLSINMNNDASRLYKEVWIGLGGTHSAVYATEVSLEEYLAYTTEETEKMEVMQLAAELDGNVELAIKHIAMQRRDNSNQ